The Mesorhizobium sp. NBSH29 genome has a segment encoding these proteins:
- the rpsU gene encoding 30S ribosomal protein S21, translating into MQVLVRDNNVDQALRALKKKMQREGIFREMKMRDHYEKPSEKRAREKAEAVRRARKLARKRAQREGLLPGAKPAPVVARPAR; encoded by the coding sequence GTGCAGGTACTCGTCCGCGACAACAATGTTGACCAGGCGCTTCGCGCACTGAAGAAGAAAATGCAGCGCGAAGGCATTTTTCGCGAAATGAAGATGCGCGACCACTACGAGAAGCCATCTGAGAAACGCGCCCGCGAAAAGGCTGAAGCCGTGCGCCGCGCCCGCAAGCTGGCGCGCAAGCGCGCCCAGCGCGAGGGTCTGCTGCCAGGCGCCAAGCCGGCGCCGGTCGTTGCCCGTCCGGCACGCTGA
- a CDS encoding tetratricopeptide repeat protein produces MAGWRRHTLALAMIAVLPLAACQTGGPGGEITSIDTAQGSDENIASLTAVINRNQNDPEAYNVRGSAYGRAGKYREALRDFDKALQLKPDFYQAYANRALIHRYLGDQAAALADYNRSIQLSASYDAAYIGRGNLYRKAGRTQDAFNDFQKAIQLDTTDPRAYHNRGLIYQQQGQHGFAIEDFSTSISLAPDSAEPYNGRGLSYIAQNDEENAFADFNMAIKLDDRVAESWANQALIYERRGDKARAAKSYARATQLDPNYKPALDGLGRTRGT; encoded by the coding sequence ATGGCGGGCTGGCGCAGACACACCCTGGCACTGGCAATGATCGCTGTGCTTCCGCTGGCTGCCTGCCAAACAGGCGGACCCGGCGGCGAGATTACCAGCATCGACACAGCACAAGGCTCCGACGAAAATATTGCGTCGCTGACCGCGGTGATCAACCGCAACCAGAACGACCCGGAAGCCTATAATGTACGCGGGTCTGCCTATGGCCGTGCCGGCAAATACCGCGAGGCCTTGCGCGATTTTGACAAGGCGTTGCAGCTGAAGCCCGATTTCTACCAGGCCTATGCCAACCGCGCGCTAATCCATCGCTATCTGGGCGATCAGGCGGCAGCGCTTGCCGACTACAACCGCTCGATCCAGCTCAGTGCCAGCTATGATGCAGCCTATATCGGCCGGGGCAATCTCTATCGCAAAGCCGGACGCACGCAGGACGCTTTCAACGATTTTCAGAAGGCCATCCAGCTGGATACGACAGACCCGCGCGCCTATCACAATCGCGGCCTGATCTATCAGCAGCAGGGCCAGCACGGCTTTGCCATCGAGGATTTCTCCACCTCGATCTCGCTCGCACCCGATTCCGCAGAACCCTATAATGGCCGTGGCCTCTCCTACATCGCCCAGAACGATGAAGAAAACGCCTTTGCCGACTTCAACATGGCCATCAAGCTGGATGACCGGGTGGCCGAGAGCTGGGCGAACCAGGCACTGATCTACGAGCGCCGTGGCGACAAGGCGCGCGCCGCAAAATCCTATGCGCGTGCCACGCAGCTCGACCCAAACTACAAACCCGCACTGGACGGCCTGGGCCGTACGCGCGGAACCTGA
- a CDS encoding sarcosine oxidase subunit alpha: MSQNFRVAGAGRLAGAKTVRFTFDGTSFEGMEGDTLASALLANGVHLVGRSFKYHRPRGILSAGSEEPNALMEISRDDARRTPNVRATVQQIYSGLQAKSQNRWPSLGLDVGAINDLMSPMFSAGFYYKTFMWPKAAWKSFYEPNIRAAAGLGVAPDKPDPDHYAARYAHCDVLVLGGGAAGLAAALAAAQTGATVIVCDEQAEFGGALRFENGAEIDGRNGWDWAQATVAKLAAMDNVRLLPRTTGFGYYAQNFVALAERVTEHLAAPEADMPRERLWQVRASRVVLATGAIERHMVFAGNDRPGVMLASAARTYLNHYGVAVGKKVGVYTANDSAYAAAIDLKKAGIEIAAIVDIRDNPTGVLVDEVRALGIEILAGRAVIRTHGRLRISSMVVQPKAGGGERRIEIDALVMSSGWTPSVHLFSQSRGKVAFDETTRRFLPGTYAQDCVSVGACGGADTLDVTISGALKAGERAARDAGFTAGESLKLKASSSESWSGTMLGDGPGDDQAKAFVDFQNDVTAKDIKLAVREGMRSIEHVKRFTTTGMATDQGKTSNMHGLAIAAEALGNEIPQVGLTTFRAPYTPVTFGSIVGHARGELFDPTRKTAIHPWAQAHGAVFEDAGQWKRAWYFPRNGEDMHRAVDRECVTVRKAAGLFDASTLGKIEVVGPDAAKFMELLYTNPWEKLDAGRCRYGIMLREDGFIYDDGVVGRLAADRFHVTTTTGGAARVMNHMEDYLQTEFPHLNVWLTSISEQWAVIAVQGPKSRDIIAPLFEGIDLSDAAMPHMSVREGKICGVPTRLFRMSFTGDRGFEVNVPADYGQAVWEALWAEGEKHGACAYGTEAMHVLRAEKGYIIVGQDTDGTVTPSDAGLDWAVGKKKTDFVGIRGLKRPDLVAEGRRQLVGLRTKDPKIMLEEGAQIVADPAQPIPMKMIGHVTSSYWSENCGHSIALALVEGGQKRLGETLYVPMPGRTIQVEVTDMVFFDEKGGRLHG, encoded by the coding sequence ATGAGCCAGAATTTTCGTGTCGCCGGCGCAGGCCGGCTAGCTGGTGCCAAAACCGTCCGCTTCACTTTCGACGGCACATCCTTCGAGGGAATGGAAGGCGATACGCTGGCTTCCGCGCTTTTGGCCAATGGCGTGCATCTTGTCGGGCGCTCGTTCAAATATCACCGCCCACGCGGCATTCTCTCAGCCGGGTCTGAAGAGCCCAATGCATTGATGGAGATTTCTCGTGACGATGCCCGCAGGACGCCCAACGTGCGCGCCACCGTGCAGCAGATCTATTCCGGGCTGCAGGCGAAATCGCAGAACCGCTGGCCCTCGCTCGGGCTTGATGTCGGTGCCATCAATGATCTGATGTCGCCGATGTTTTCGGCCGGGTTTTACTACAAGACTTTTATGTGGCCGAAGGCTGCCTGGAAAAGCTTCTACGAGCCCAACATCCGCGCGGCAGCGGGTCTGGGCGTAGCACCTGACAAACCCGACCCGGATCATTATGCGGCACGGTATGCGCATTGCGATGTGCTGGTCCTGGGCGGCGGTGCTGCCGGCTTGGCGGCGGCGCTTGCGGCGGCGCAGACGGGTGCCACGGTTATCGTCTGCGACGAACAGGCCGAATTCGGCGGCGCGCTGCGCTTTGAAAATGGTGCGGAAATCGACGGCCGGAATGGCTGGGACTGGGCGCAGGCGACTGTCGCAAAACTCGCTGCCATGGACAATGTGCGGCTGTTGCCGCGCACCACCGGATTTGGCTATTATGCGCAAAATTTTGTCGCGCTTGCCGAGCGGGTAACCGAGCATCTGGCAGCACCAGAAGCCGACATGCCGCGCGAGCGACTGTGGCAGGTTCGTGCCAGCCGCGTAGTGCTGGCCACCGGCGCTATTGAGCGTCACATGGTGTTTGCCGGAAATGATCGGCCAGGTGTCATGCTGGCCTCTGCCGCGCGCACTTACCTCAATCATTATGGCGTAGCCGTTGGCAAGAAGGTCGGTGTCTACACAGCCAATGATAGCGCTTATGCCGCCGCCATCGATTTGAAGAAGGCGGGGATCGAGATCGCGGCGATTGTTGATATCCGCGACAATCCAACCGGAGTTCTGGTTGATGAAGTGCGCGCGCTGGGCATAGAGATTCTTGCTGGCCGCGCGGTGATCCGCACCCATGGCCGGCTGCGCATATCCTCCATGGTGGTGCAGCCCAAGGCAGGCGGCGGCGAGCGACGGATCGAGATCGACGCACTCGTCATGTCGTCGGGCTGGACGCCGTCGGTTCACCTGTTTTCGCAATCGCGCGGCAAAGTGGCGTTTGACGAGACGACACGGCGCTTTTTGCCCGGCACCTACGCGCAAGACTGCGTTTCCGTCGGTGCCTGCGGTGGAGCCGATACGCTTGATGTAACCATTTCCGGTGCGCTGAAGGCTGGCGAACGGGCCGCGCGCGATGCCGGCTTTACGGCAGGCGAGAGCTTAAAGCTGAAGGCCTCGTCCAGCGAAAGCTGGTCTGGCACCATGCTGGGCGATGGGCCGGGTGACGATCAGGCAAAAGCCTTTGTCGATTTCCAGAACGATGTCACTGCCAAGGATATCAAGCTTGCGGTGCGCGAAGGGATGCGCTCCATCGAGCATGTGAAACGGTTCACCACCACCGGTATGGCAACCGATCAAGGCAAGACGTCCAATATGCACGGGCTGGCGATTGCCGCCGAGGCGCTGGGCAATGAGATCCCGCAGGTCGGGCTCACCACCTTCCGCGCGCCCTATACGCCGGTGACGTTCGGCTCCATCGTCGGCCATGCGCGCGGCGAATTGTTTGATCCGACGCGCAAGACTGCCATTCATCCGTGGGCGCAGGCGCATGGGGCGGTGTTCGAGGATGCCGGCCAGTGGAAACGGGCCTGGTATTTCCCGCGTAATGGCGAGGATATGCACCGGGCTGTCGACCGCGAATGTGTCACCGTGCGCAAGGCCGCCGGCCTGTTCGATGCCTCGACGCTCGGCAAGATCGAGGTGGTTGGTCCAGATGCGGCCAAGTTCATGGAACTGCTCTACACCAATCCGTGGGAAAAGCTCGACGCCGGCCGCTGCCGCTATGGCATCATGCTGCGCGAGGACGGCTTTATCTATGATGACGGCGTGGTCGGGCGGCTTGCTGCAGACCGTTTCCATGTCACCACCACCACCGGCGGTGCGGCGCGCGTGATGAACCACATGGAAGACTATCTCCAGACCGAATTTCCGCATCTCAATGTCTGGCTGACTTCGATTTCCGAGCAATGGGCGGTCATTGCCGTGCAGGGGCCGAAATCGCGCGACATCATTGCGCCGCTGTTCGAGGGTATCGACCTGTCGGATGCGGCGATGCCGCATATGTCGGTGCGCGAGGGCAAAATCTGCGGCGTGCCGACACGGCTTTTCCGCATGTCGTTCACCGGCGATCGTGGCTTTGAGGTCAATGTGCCGGCCGATTATGGCCAGGCGGTCTGGGAGGCTCTGTGGGCAGAGGGTGAAAAGCACGGCGCCTGTGCCTATGGCACCGAGGCCATGCACGTGCTGCGCGCCGAAAAGGGCTATATCATCGTCGGGCAGGATACCGACGGCACAGTGACGCCAAGTGACGCCGGGCTCGATTGGGCCGTGGGCAAAAAGAAGACCGACTTCGTCGGCATTCGCGGTCTGAAGCGCCCTGACCTCGTCGCCGAAGGCCGCCGCCAGCTGGTGGGGCTGAGGACGAAGGATCCCAAGATCATGCTGGAAGAGGGAGCACAGATCGTTGCCGATCCCGCACAGCCAATCCCGATGAAAATGATCGGCCATGTCACATCGAGCTATTGGTCTGAAAATTGCGGTCATTCCATTGCTCTGGCGCTGGTGGAAGGCGGGCAGAAGCGTCTCGGCGAGACGCTTTATGTGCCGATGCCCGGCCGCACCATCCAGGTTGAGGTGACGGACATGGTGTTCTTTGATGAAAAGGGAGGGCGCCTCCATGGCTAA
- a CDS encoding NAD(P)(+) transhydrogenase (Re/Si-specific) subunit beta, which translates to MNVNIASFLYLVSGILFILALRGLSHPTTSRQGNRFGMIGMGIAIVTTLALTTPSLKGLGLILLGLAIGGGVGALTARRIAMTSMPQLVAAFHSLVGLAAVMVAAAAMYAPESFGIGATGAIHAQALVEMSLGVAIGAITFTGSVIAFLKLDGRMSGKPIMLPARHMINIALGAALILLIILLVMTQSTTMFWLIVLVSLALGVLLIVPIGGADMPVVVSMLNSYSGWAAAALGFTLGNLALIITGALVGSSGAILSYIMCKGMNRSFISVILGGFGGETAAVADDGIERTVKQGSADDAAYLMMNAQKVIIVPGYGMAVAQAQHAVREMADKLKAAGVEVKYAIHPVAGRMPGHMNVLLAEANVPYDEVFELEDINSEFSQADVAYVIGANDVTNPSARDDKASPIYGMPILDVDKARTCLFVKRSLGSGYAGIDNTLFYKDGTMMLLGDAKKMTEQIVKAMDH; encoded by the coding sequence ATGAACGTCAATATTGCGTCTTTCCTCTATCTGGTTTCGGGTATCCTGTTCATTCTGGCGCTGCGCGGGCTTTCGCATCCCACCACCAGCCGACAGGGCAACCGCTTCGGCATGATTGGCATGGGCATTGCCATTGTCACCACGCTGGCGCTTACCACACCCTCGCTCAAAGGTTTGGGCCTGATCCTGCTCGGGCTGGCGATCGGCGGCGGCGTCGGTGCGCTTACCGCGCGCCGTATCGCGATGACCTCGATGCCACAGCTCGTCGCAGCCTTCCACTCGCTTGTCGGCTTAGCTGCTGTCATGGTGGCTGCAGCTGCCATGTACGCTCCCGAGAGCTTTGGTATCGGTGCAACCGGGGCCATCCACGCGCAGGCGCTGGTTGAAATGAGCCTTGGCGTTGCCATTGGCGCCATCACCTTCACCGGCTCGGTGATCGCGTTCCTGAAACTCGATGGCCGCATGTCGGGAAAGCCGATCATGCTGCCGGCTCGCCACATGATCAATATCGCGCTCGGTGCAGCGCTTATCCTGCTCATCATCCTTCTTGTGATGACGCAAAGCACGACGATGTTCTGGCTGATCGTGCTGGTGTCGCTGGCGCTTGGCGTGCTGCTGATCGTTCCTATCGGCGGTGCCGACATGCCGGTCGTGGTGTCGATGCTCAACTCCTACTCGGGTTGGGCAGCGGCTGCTCTTGGCTTCACACTTGGCAATCTGGCGCTGATCATCACCGGTGCTCTTGTCGGTTCGTCGGGGGCGATCCTGTCTTACATCATGTGCAAGGGCATGAACCGTTCGTTCATCTCCGTTATCCTTGGCGGCTTTGGCGGCGAGACGGCTGCTGTTGCCGATGACGGTATCGAGCGCACGGTCAAGCAGGGTTCTGCCGACGATGCCGCCTATCTGATGATGAACGCGCAGAAGGTTATCATTGTGCCGGGTTATGGCATGGCGGTGGCTCAGGCGCAGCACGCAGTCCGCGAAATGGCCGACAAACTGAAGGCAGCAGGCGTCGAGGTGAAATATGCCATTCATCCGGTCGCTGGTCGTATGCCAGGCCACATGAACGTGCTTCTGGCCGAAGCCAACGTGCCTTATGATGAAGTGTTCGAGCTGGAAGACATCAATTCGGAGTTTTCGCAGGCGGACGTTGCCTATGTGATCGGCGCCAACGATGTCACCAACCCGTCGGCGCGCGATGACAAGGCATCACCGATTTACGGCATGCCGATCCTTGACGTCGATAAGGCGCGCACCTGCCTGTTCGTCAAGCGCTCGCTCGGCTCGGGTTATGCCGGCATCGACAACACGCTGTTCTACAAGGATGGAACGATGATGTTGCTCGGCGACGCCAAGAAAATGACGGAGCAGATCGTCAAGGCAATGGACCACTAA
- a CDS encoding GGDEF domain-containing protein: MTEISPSLKTVEAFIARRHKGLDFPPELEQQREIDMRERRIQRFRAAIPTLIVIYNLFLICDWLLIPDQFYWAFLQHFGLVTPWIIAIAWVISRNASRVVRESLAASIPIVISAQVLAVFLLTTSPAAAHYQYFVLLVVLYMNTIQRLPHRYALTASIIIVIMHSIAVVMSDQMSWATAAISTTTLSVAAYLTLVSNFYLERDSRRSYLHTLRDRLRHDEVENEAKHDPLTDLANRRYLTDRMQELWKQGDVISPVAVILLDIDHFKPFNDWYGHTAGDSCLKRIAACIRAELRGQSDLAVRYGGEELLVLLPNIEASDAIRIAERIRRSIESLAMPHEGMGARAVVTASFGVAAAPVSTISGPELIAAADVALYAAKRNGRNQVWPPLMRAKSDADATVHALRKKPG; encoded by the coding sequence ATGACGGAAATTTCTCCAAGCCTGAAAACCGTTGAGGCGTTCATTGCCAGGCGTCATAAAGGGCTGGATTTTCCGCCTGAACTCGAGCAGCAGCGCGAGATCGACATGCGCGAACGGCGGATTCAACGGTTCCGCGCCGCCATTCCCACGCTGATCGTGATCTACAATCTCTTCCTGATTTGCGACTGGCTTTTAATACCCGACCAGTTTTATTGGGCATTCCTCCAGCATTTCGGTCTGGTAACGCCGTGGATCATCGCCATTGCCTGGGTGATCAGCCGAAACGCGTCCAGGGTTGTTCGTGAAAGCCTGGCCGCATCAATACCCATTGTCATTTCAGCACAGGTCCTGGCCGTCTTCCTGCTGACCACGTCACCGGCGGCGGCGCATTACCAGTATTTTGTCCTGTTGGTTGTACTCTACATGAACACCATCCAGCGCCTGCCGCATCGCTACGCGCTCACTGCCTCAATTATTATTGTCATCATGCATTCCATCGCGGTCGTCATGAGCGACCAGATGAGCTGGGCAACCGCAGCGATTTCAACGACGACGCTTTCGGTCGCTGCCTACCTGACCCTTGTCAGCAATTTCTATCTCGAGCGCGACAGCCGCCGGTCATACCTGCACACCCTGCGCGACCGCCTGCGCCACGATGAGGTAGAAAATGAAGCCAAACACGATCCGCTGACCGACCTCGCCAATCGCCGCTACTTGACGGACCGCATGCAGGAACTATGGAAACAGGGTGATGTCATCTCCCCTGTCGCCGTAATCCTGCTCGACATCGACCATTTCAAGCCCTTCAACGACTGGTACGGACACACCGCGGGCGATTCCTGTCTGAAACGGATCGCAGCTTGCATCCGTGCTGAGCTGCGCGGGCAATCAGACCTTGCAGTGCGTTATGGCGGCGAGGAACTGCTTGTTCTGCTCCCCAATATCGAGGCTTCCGACGCGATCCGGATCGCCGAGCGCATTCGACGCTCTATCGAATCCTTGGCAATGCCGCACGAAGGTATGGGAGCGCGCGCCGTCGTCACGGCGAGCTTCGGTGTGGCTGCGGCTCCTGTTTCCACGATTTCCGGCCCCGAGCTGATTGCAGCTGCCGATGTCGCGCTCTATGCCGCCAAGAGGAACGGTCGCAACCAGGTGTGGCCACCGCTGATGCGCGCCAAAAGCGATGCCGATGCAACGGTTCACGCGCTGCGCAAAAAACCCGGCTGA
- a CDS encoding DUF992 domain-containing protein has translation MKTIALASATALLLLASPTFAAEGVELGVLDCAIEPGTGFIIGSKKELSCTFNSAEKTFAAETYVGDVTKFGLDIGTTGTTMMQWLVVAPSPEIYAPGVLAGDYVGASAEATAVVGAGANVLIGGSSKSFTLQPVSVQAQTGLNLAVGVTQFRLRSVGN, from the coding sequence ATGAAGACCATTGCTCTCGCCAGCGCCACTGCACTGCTGCTGCTCGCATCCCCGACTTTCGCCGCCGAAGGTGTGGAACTGGGCGTGCTGGACTGCGCCATCGAGCCGGGCACCGGCTTCATCATTGGCTCCAAGAAGGAACTGAGCTGCACCTTCAATTCCGCTGAGAAGACGTTCGCGGCTGAAACCTATGTCGGCGACGTTACCAAATTCGGCCTCGACATCGGTACGACCGGCACAACCATGATGCAGTGGCTTGTCGTGGCACCAAGCCCCGAGATCTATGCGCCGGGAGTACTTGCCGGTGATTATGTCGGCGCCAGCGCCGAGGCAACCGCAGTCGTGGGTGCCGGCGCCAATGTGTTGATCGGCGGATCAAGCAAAAGCTTTACGTTGCAGCCCGTTAGTGTCCAGGCGCAGACGGGTCTCAATCTGGCAGTTGGCGTCACCCAATTTCGCCTCCGCTCGGTCGGCAACTGA
- a CDS encoding SDR family oxidoreductase: MHTLQNKVALIAGASSGIGRATAKLFAAHGASLVLAARREKELVALADEIAGDGGSAMILPGDVNDAAYAKALVDLAVSEFGGLDIAFNNVGLVGAMGPVPEMAEQTWRDVIDTNLTSAFLAAKYQIPAMLARGGGSLIFTSSFVGSTVGLPGMAAYAAGKAGVVGLTQVLAAEYGREGLRVNALLPGGTDTAMATFKSPEERSFVEGLHAMKRIGRPEEIAYSALYLASDWSSFTTGTALYADGGVSITRT; this comes from the coding sequence ATGCACACACTTCAAAACAAGGTCGCGCTTATTGCCGGCGCAAGCTCGGGTATAGGCCGTGCGACGGCCAAGCTGTTTGCCGCTCACGGGGCAAGTCTTGTCCTTGCGGCACGCCGCGAAAAGGAACTGGTAGCGCTGGCAGACGAAATAGCCGGCGACGGAGGCAGTGCAATGATCCTGCCCGGCGACGTCAATGACGCAGCCTATGCCAAAGCACTGGTGGACTTGGCTGTCAGCGAATTCGGCGGGCTCGATATCGCCTTCAACAATGTCGGTCTTGTCGGCGCCATGGGCCCGGTGCCGGAGATGGCCGAACAAACCTGGCGCGATGTCATCGATACCAATCTGACCAGCGCCTTCCTCGCCGCCAAATATCAGATCCCCGCGATGCTGGCACGCGGCGGCGGGTCACTGATCTTCACCTCCAGCTTCGTCGGCTCGACTGTCGGCTTGCCTGGCATGGCCGCCTATGCCGCTGGCAAGGCTGGCGTCGTCGGCCTGACCCAGGTGCTGGCCGCCGAATATGGACGCGAGGGCCTGCGCGTCAACGCGCTATTGCCCGGCGGCACAGATACCGCGATGGCAACCTTCAAGTCGCCTGAGGAACGCAGCTTCGTAGAGGGGCTTCATGCCATGAAGCGTATCGGCCGGCCGGAAGAAATTGCCTACTCGGCACTCTATCTGGCGTCCGACTGGTCAAGTTTCACCACCGGCACAGCGCTTTATGCCGATGGTGGCGTCTCCATCACCCGGACCTGA
- a CDS encoding sarcosine oxidase subunit delta, producing MLLIHCPYCDEERPELEFRGAGEAHIARSGDIAETNDADFEAFFFIRTNPKGVIYERWRHIHGCGRFFNAARDTVTDKFFLTYKAGEPKPSKLPKASSAPAAYANRPPRQLNARATGKKSAS from the coding sequence ATGCTTTTGATCCACTGCCCCTATTGTGACGAAGAACGTCCCGAGCTTGAGTTTCGTGGTGCCGGTGAGGCGCATATAGCGCGCTCGGGCGATATTGCGGAAACAAACGATGCGGATTTTGAGGCGTTCTTCTTTATCCGCACCAATCCCAAGGGCGTGATTTATGAGCGCTGGCGCCATATCCATGGCTGCGGGCGATTTTTCAATGCCGCACGCGACACGGTCACCGACAAGTTTTTTCTCACCTACAAGGCCGGTGAGCCAAAACCGTCCAAATTGCCCAAAGCCTCGTCGGCGCCTGCAGCCTACGCCAACCGTCCGCCGCGCCAGCTGAATGCGCGTGCAACCGGCAAGAAGAGTGCGTCATGA
- a CDS encoding sarcosine oxidase subunit beta, protein MRKYSVFAIAREAIRGHKGWEAQWPSPEPKNEYDVIIVGAGGHGLATAYYLAKEHGITNVAVLEKGWLGGGNTGRNTTIIRSNYLYDESAGIYDHAVKLWDGLSQDLNYNVMYSPRGVMMLAHNVHDVQVLKRHVHANRLNGIDNEWLTPQEAKHFCPPLNISQTARYPVMGATLQRRGGTARHDAVAWGYARAASDRGVDIIQNCEVTGIKRASNGRVTGVETSRGFIGAKKVGVVAAGHSSVLMNMAGVRMPLESYPLQALVSEPVKPVFPCVVMSNTVHAYISQSDKGELVIGAGTDQYISYSQTGGLHILNHTLDAICEMFPMFTRMKMLRSWGGIVDVTPDRSPILAKTPVPGLYVNCGWGTGGFKATPGSGHVFAHTIATDMPHAINAPFTIERFRTGRLIDEAAAAAVAH, encoded by the coding sequence ATGCGGAAATATTCGGTTTTTGCCATCGCCCGTGAGGCCATACGCGGACACAAGGGGTGGGAAGCGCAGTGGCCGTCGCCCGAGCCCAAGAACGAATATGATGTGATCATCGTCGGAGCAGGCGGGCATGGGCTGGCGACTGCCTATTACCTGGCCAAGGAACACGGCATCACCAATGTCGCGGTGTTGGAAAAGGGCTGGCTTGGCGGTGGCAATACCGGCCGCAACACCACCATCATTCGCTCCAACTATCTCTATGACGAGAGCGCCGGCATTTACGACCACGCGGTGAAGCTGTGGGACGGGCTGTCGCAGGATCTCAACTACAACGTCATGTATTCGCCGCGCGGCGTCATGATGCTGGCGCATAATGTGCACGATGTGCAGGTGCTGAAGCGCCACGTTCATGCCAACCGGCTCAACGGCATCGACAATGAATGGCTGACACCGCAGGAGGCCAAGCATTTCTGCCCGCCGCTCAACATATCGCAGACGGCGCGGTACCCGGTCATGGGCGCCACATTGCAACGGCGTGGCGGCACCGCGCGCCATGATGCGGTGGCCTGGGGCTATGCGCGCGCGGCTTCAGACCGCGGCGTCGACATTATTCAGAATTGCGAGGTCACCGGCATCAAGCGCGCCAGCAACGGTCGGGTGACCGGGGTCGAAACCTCGCGCGGTTTCATTGGTGCGAAGAAGGTTGGCGTGGTTGCTGCCGGCCATTCTTCGGTGCTGATGAACATGGCAGGCGTGCGCATGCCGCTGGAAAGCTATCCGCTGCAGGCGCTGGTGTCGGAGCCGGTCAAGCCGGTGTTTCCATGCGTGGTCATGTCCAACACGGTGCACGCCTATATTTCGCAGTCCGACAAGGGCGAGTTGGTGATCGGCGCTGGCACCGACCAATATATTTCCTATTCACAAACCGGCGGCCTGCACATTCTCAATCATACGCTGGACGCCATCTGTGAGATGTTCCCGATGTTCACCCGCATGAAGATGCTACGTTCCTGGGGTGGCATTGTTGATGTCACGCCGGACCGTTCGCCGATCCTGGCCAAGACGCCGGTGCCGGGGCTCTATGTCAATTGCGGCTGGGGCACGGGCGGCTTCAAGGCAACGCCGGGCTCCGGTCATGTCTTTGCGCACACGATCGCCACCGACATGCCGCACGCCATCAATGCGCCCTTCACGATCGAGCGTTTTCGCACCGGCCGGCTGATCGACGAGGCGGCGGCAGCTGCCGTCGCGCATTGA
- a CDS encoding alpha/beta fold hydrolase produces MWSVDQTTQTEAGIVAWGKGGSGPDLILAHGWPWSSFSWHRVIPELAKHFTCHWFDMPGYGRSEMRSGQSTALDVQGEVFAEMVSFWGLSKPRVLGHDFGGAVTLRAHLLGGVDYEKLVLMNVVVLSPWGSAFFDHVGRHVDAFTGLPPHIHEAVARAYIKGAMVNELDAGDFDQLLKPWLSEGGRASFYAQFAQADDRYTDDFGPLLNHIRCPVAILWGEDDPWIPIARGKMLHEKIPGSTFEALTGVGHLPQLEAPDRVVARLLHALQT; encoded by the coding sequence ATGTGGAGCGTCGATCAAACCACGCAGACTGAAGCCGGCATTGTGGCCTGGGGCAAGGGCGGCAGCGGGCCAGATCTTATCCTGGCGCATGGCTGGCCGTGGTCATCGTTCAGCTGGCACCGGGTCATTCCCGAGCTGGCCAAACACTTCACCTGTCACTGGTTCGACATGCCGGGCTATGGGCGTTCTGAAATGCGCAGCGGCCAGTCGACGGCGCTCGATGTGCAGGGCGAGGTGTTTGCCGAAATGGTCTCGTTTTGGGGCCTGTCGAAGCCACGTGTGCTTGGCCATGATTTCGGCGGTGCGGTGACGCTGCGTGCGCATCTGCTCGGCGGTGTGGATTATGAAAAACTTGTGCTGATGAATGTCGTGGTGCTTAGCCCCTGGGGTTCGGCGTTCTTCGATCATGTCGGGCGTCATGTCGATGCGTTCACCGGCCTGCCACCGCACATCCACGAAGCGGTGGCGCGCGCCTATATCAAAGGTGCCATGGTCAACGAACTGGATGCCGGCGATTTCGATCAGCTGTTGAAGCCTTGGCTGAGCGAAGGAGGCCGTGCCAGTTTCTACGCCCAGTTCGCGCAGGCCGATGACCGCTACACGGATGATTTTGGACCGCTACTGAATCACATACGCTGCCCGGTCGCAATCCTGTGGGGTGAGGATGATCCCTGGATACCCATCGCGCGCGGAAAGATGCTCCACGAAAAGATCCCCGGCTCGACATTCGAGGCGCTGACTGGTGTCGGTCATCTGCCTCAGCTTGAGGCGCCGGACAGGGTTGTCGCCCGTCTTCTCCACGCGCTCCAGACATGA